A window of Cohnella herbarum contains these coding sequences:
- a CDS encoding phosphate ABC transporter substrate-binding protein yields MKLFKSLSVAAMAIALITSSVSVVGAASSLKGKIVINGSSALLPLTLQAANEFKKLNPKVKISASAAGSITGPQSVRKGIADIGAVDWDASQDVPGFKKFDGQVAHKVAVIPFAAVVNKNVKVDNLTTKQLQDIFSGKVTNWKDVGGSDGDIIVVNRAFGSGTRVNFQMKALAGSEFLSKGSNYKEVKSSGDMKTAVETTPNAIGYMDLVYVTSNMKAVKINDVAPSEANLVNGTYKVWGFGYYMTKGQPDGATKAFIEYIQSSKFQNGSLKKLKFIPISAIK; encoded by the coding sequence ATGAAATTATTTAAATCCTTATCCGTCGCTGCGATGGCGATCGCTTTGATCACGTCGTCCGTATCCGTAGTCGGCGCTGCCAGCTCTTTGAAAGGCAAAATCGTAATCAACGGATCTTCCGCGCTTCTTCCTTTGACGCTTCAAGCGGCTAACGAGTTCAAAAAGCTGAATCCGAAAGTTAAAATCTCTGCTTCCGCGGCAGGTTCCATCACGGGACCGCAATCCGTGCGCAAAGGCATCGCGGATATCGGCGCAGTAGACTGGGATGCTTCCCAAGACGTTCCGGGCTTCAAAAAATTCGACGGTCAAGTGGCGCATAAAGTAGCCGTTATCCCGTTCGCCGCAGTCGTGAACAAGAACGTTAAAGTCGACAACTTGACTACGAAACAGCTTCAGGATATTTTCTCGGGCAAAGTGACGAACTGGAAAGACGTTGGCGGATCGGATGGCGATATTATCGTCGTTAACCGCGCATTCGGTTCCGGTACTCGCGTTAACTTCCAAATGAAAGCATTGGCAGGCTCCGAATTTCTGAGCAAAGGCAGCAACTACAAAGAAGTCAAATCGAGCGGAGACATGAAAACGGCCGTAGAAACGACTCCTAACGCGATCGGATACATGGATCTTGTATACGTAACGAGCAACATGAAAGCCGTTAAAATCAATGACGTTGCTCCATCCGAAGCTAACTTAGTTAACGGAACTTACAAAGTGTGGGGCTTCGGATATTACATGACGAAGGGCCAACCGGACGGTGCGACGAAGGCATTCATCGAATACATTCAAAGCAGCAAGTTCCAAAACGGTTCTCTGAAAAAGCTTAAATTTATCCCGATTTCCGCGATTAAGTAG
- a CDS encoding stalk domain-containing protein, with translation MGAASAATATKATVVQVTNSAYIVNGVSVNLSTFFEKGRTMVSIRDLSLKLGAKLQVVNGEIQAILNGHTVLLKANSNLIKVDGVEKQLEVPVKSVKGTTYVELKAYVEALGAQFAKDPSGAIWIDADLLANVDHIEWVDSSKFIASQENETGRTDYLVDAQSGKYQRLLISADASDLAIAPNGTKAAYTNASGEVYVINFDSIAPTKVSGDTSIKPELVWSADSASIYFLQGDKGSVIAKLDPTINKISKIVDDKVDYKANLAVSTDGNTFTYTVTKPGAVVADSSKPVESDDVAIDMKGTEPQIFLYKVDPAIKDNKAVQLTTSADDKVFIQASPDASSVAFVNVGSDEAAKSALVSVGSDKAVKTLFNEKDVYQAVLTDGKWYLLTEGSGANNFVYEIDSATGTSKQLYTLDESVSEIVVKSGAPFAIINEGRVFLNINGLWKPTTR, from the coding sequence GTGGGTGCGGCATCAGCGGCAACCGCAACGAAAGCGACCGTAGTACAGGTTACAAATTCGGCTTATATCGTGAACGGAGTATCCGTTAACCTCAGTACGTTCTTCGAAAAGGGCAGAACGATGGTGTCCATTCGGGATCTTAGCTTGAAACTCGGCGCTAAGCTGCAAGTCGTCAACGGCGAAATTCAGGCGATCTTAAACGGTCACACGGTACTACTTAAGGCGAACAGCAACCTAATCAAGGTTGACGGCGTAGAGAAGCAACTGGAAGTTCCGGTTAAAAGCGTTAAAGGCACTACATATGTGGAGTTGAAAGCATACGTCGAAGCTTTAGGAGCCCAATTCGCCAAAGATCCGTCCGGCGCGATCTGGATCGATGCGGATTTGCTTGCTAACGTTGACCATATCGAATGGGTAGACTCTTCCAAATTCATTGCTTCGCAAGAGAACGAGACGGGACGTACGGATTACTTGGTCGATGCGCAATCCGGCAAATATCAGAGGCTGTTGATTTCTGCCGATGCATCCGATCTAGCGATTGCTCCGAATGGAACTAAAGCGGCCTACACGAACGCTAGCGGCGAAGTTTACGTCATTAACTTCGACTCTATCGCCCCTACTAAAGTCAGCGGAGACACGAGCATCAAGCCTGAATTGGTCTGGTCCGCGGACAGCGCGTCCATCTATTTCCTGCAAGGGGATAAGGGAAGCGTAATCGCCAAGCTGGATCCGACGATCAACAAAATCTCGAAGATCGTAGACGATAAAGTCGATTACAAAGCAAACCTGGCCGTATCCACGGACGGCAATACGTTTACTTACACGGTTACGAAACCGGGCGCGGTCGTAGCGGACAGCTCGAAACCGGTAGAGAGCGACGACGTTGCTATCGATATGAAAGGTACGGAGCCGCAAATTTTCTTGTATAAAGTCGATCCGGCTATTAAAGACAACAAGGCTGTGCAATTGACGACTTCCGCGGACGACAAAGTGTTCATTCAAGCTTCGCCGGATGCTTCAAGCGTAGCATTCGTAAACGTCGGCAGCGACGAGGCGGCGAAATCCGCGCTTGTATCGGTCGGCAGCGACAAGGCGGTAAAAACGTTGTTCAACGAGAAAGACGTTTATCAAGCGGTTCTTACCGACGGCAAATGGTATTTGCTGACGGAAGGAAGCGGAGCCAACAATTTCGTCTACGAAATCGATTCCGCAACCGGCACTTCCAAGCAGTTGTACACGCTGGACGAATCCGTAAGCGAGATCGTTGTAAAATCGGGCGCGCCGTTCGCGATTATTAACGAAGGCCGGGTGTTCCTGAACATCAACGGACTTTGGAAACCTACAACAAGATAA
- a CDS encoding methyl-accepting chemotaxis protein encodes MVSTSVLTKPEAERTTARVSRVIDQPVIEIFQPIVVRDWMKGCPVIPPTQMSDDLVTLFRRKKQFDCVVVCDDLQRPVGLIMKDRFFRLLGSLYGMSLFGHKAISEQMDSAPLIAEISIDPQELIDRALSRGEETFYDAVVLTDNGKFVGVLTMNDLLNVSRLLQREAVSRQIRTIKDTETMITSIHESVDSVSEATNDTQACSERITEITDQGREELDETLQLFKLWSANAVKQEKAVDQLTERSAAADGIIRLIADLADQCNLLAVNATIEAARAGEHGKGFGVVANEIRLLADQTKHSAGQITGLIKSMTEAAQSAAKLVGEGKKGADKGFSQVKKTEDIFAQLWSSSELNQEAASRLMEASREAQLRSNEVRKEFQKLVQQLNA; translated from the coding sequence ATGGTAAGTACATCGGTTCTAACGAAACCCGAGGCGGAACGGACGACAGCCCGCGTGTCGAGGGTAATAGATCAACCCGTAATCGAAATTTTCCAACCGATTGTCGTCAGAGATTGGATGAAAGGCTGCCCCGTCATTCCGCCGACCCAGATGAGCGATGACCTGGTTACTTTGTTCCGGAGGAAAAAACAGTTCGATTGCGTCGTGGTGTGCGATGACTTGCAGCGTCCGGTAGGTTTGATTATGAAAGATAGGTTTTTCCGGTTGTTGGGCTCCTTGTACGGAATGTCTCTATTCGGACATAAGGCAATATCCGAGCAGATGGATTCAGCCCCGCTAATCGCGGAAATTTCCATCGACCCGCAGGAACTAATCGACCGTGCCTTATCTCGCGGAGAGGAGACTTTCTACGATGCGGTCGTATTAACGGATAACGGAAAATTCGTCGGGGTATTGACGATGAACGATCTGTTGAACGTTTCACGGCTGTTGCAGAGGGAAGCGGTAAGCAGGCAAATTCGCACGATCAAAGATACCGAAACGATGATCACGAGCATTCACGAGTCCGTTGATAGCGTTTCGGAGGCAACGAACGATACGCAAGCTTGCAGCGAACGCATTACGGAAATTACCGATCAAGGGCGGGAAGAGCTCGATGAGACGTTGCAGCTGTTCAAGCTCTGGTCTGCGAATGCGGTCAAGCAGGAGAAGGCCGTCGATCAGCTTACGGAGAGGTCGGCGGCGGCAGACGGAATCATTCGGTTAATCGCGGACTTGGCCGATCAATGTAATCTGCTTGCGGTGAACGCCACGATCGAAGCGGCGCGGGCAGGCGAGCATGGCAAAGGCTTCGGCGTCGTCGCGAATGAAATCCGTTTGTTAGCCGATCAGACGAAACACTCCGCGGGACAGATCACCGGCCTGATCAAGTCGATGACGGAAGCCGCGCAAAGCGCCGCGAAGCTAGTCGGAGAAGGGAAGAAGGGAGCCGATAAAGGATTTTCCCAAGTCAAGAAAACCGAGGATATTTTCGCGCAACTGTGGAGCTCCTCCGAGCTTAATCAAGAAGCGGCGTCTAGACTCATGGAAGCATCGCGCGAAGCTCAACTCAGATCTAATGAGGTGCGGAAGGAGTTTCAGAAGCTAGTCCAACAATTAAACGCTTAA
- a CDS encoding Gfo/Idh/MocA family protein, producing MVGYKFMGKAHSHAYKDVGMFFEPAADVVMKAICGRDENGVKEAADKFGWESYETDWRKMIERDDIDFVDINAPSDAHKEIALAAIAAGKHVFCEKPLALTLADGREMLEAAEKAGVKHGICFNYRFLPAVQLAKQIIDEGRLGEIHHYRATYLQDWLVDPNTPLAWRLKKEVAGSGAHGDINAHSIDLARFLIGEFDRVVGHNRTFVKERPLLTGSSGLSGTGSTTEKGEVTVDDATGFLADFKNGAMGMFIASRFAAGRKNHNTFEIHGSKGSIRWDLEKLNELEVYFREDEPNLAGFRRIMATEPSHKYAGNWWPTGHIIGYEHAFVHIVYEFLQHMAIDSPFTPTFLDGVKCQEVLEAVDLSIERGAWVNVDEV from the coding sequence ATGGTTGGATACAAGTTTATGGGCAAGGCGCACAGCCATGCGTACAAAGACGTCGGAATGTTCTTCGAACCGGCGGCGGATGTCGTCATGAAGGCGATCTGCGGGCGCGACGAGAACGGCGTTAAGGAAGCGGCCGATAAATTCGGCTGGGAATCCTACGAGACGGACTGGCGGAAAATGATCGAGCGCGACGATATCGATTTCGTCGATATCAACGCGCCGAGCGACGCTCACAAGGAAATCGCGCTTGCAGCCATTGCGGCAGGCAAGCACGTATTTTGCGAGAAGCCGCTTGCCCTGACCTTGGCGGATGGACGCGAGATGCTGGAAGCAGCGGAGAAAGCGGGGGTTAAGCATGGCATTTGCTTCAACTATCGTTTCTTGCCTGCCGTTCAGCTTGCTAAGCAAATTATCGACGAAGGACGCTTAGGCGAAATTCATCATTATCGCGCGACTTATCTTCAGGATTGGCTCGTTGATCCGAACACGCCGCTCGCTTGGCGGCTCAAGAAAGAAGTTGCGGGATCCGGCGCTCACGGCGATATCAACGCGCATAGCATCGATCTTGCCCGGTTCTTGATCGGAGAGTTCGATCGCGTAGTCGGTCATAATCGGACATTCGTTAAAGAGCGTCCGCTGCTTACCGGTTCGTCCGGGTTGTCCGGTACGGGTTCGACGACTGAGAAAGGTGAAGTAACCGTCGACGACGCGACGGGCTTTCTGGCCGACTTCAAAAACGGAGCGATGGGGATGTTCATCGCTTCGCGGTTTGCGGCCGGCCGCAAAAACCACAACACGTTCGAGATTCACGGCAGCAAGGGCTCCATCCGCTGGGATCTTGAGAAGCTTAACGAGCTAGAAGTTTATTTCCGCGAGGACGAGCCTAATCTTGCCGGATTTCGTCGGATTATGGCCACGGAGCCGTCGCACAAGTACGCGGGCAACTGGTGGCCGACCGGACATATTATCGGTTACGAGCATGCATTCGTTCATATCGTATACGAATTCTTACAACATATGGCGATCGATTCGCCGTTCACGCCAACGTTCCTCGACGGCGTGAAATGCCAAGAAGTGCTGGAAGCGGTAGATCTGTCGATCGAGCGCGGCGCTTGGGTGAACGTTGACGAAGTTTAA
- a CDS encoding sugar phosphate isomerase/epimerase family protein gives MKAGVFIVLFSQQSFEQALDTVKAAGLQAVEIGTGAYPGTAHVNAQEIVNDEAAIRRIRDAVDSRGLTISALSCHGNPLHPDAAVAKSHHDDFVATVQLAEKLGVDTVITFSGCPGESENSKYPSWVTCPWPPDFLTVLEWQWNEIAIPYWKEQSAFLRKHNVRVAIEAHPGFLVYNTETALRLREEAGDNIGVNFDPSHLFWQGMDPIECIKALGKSIYHVHAKDTKIDKRNTALNGVLDTKHYGDILNRSFVFRTVGYGHDDEFWKDLVSTLRLVGYEGTISIEHEDGVMSVNEGFTKAANFLNSLILKESAGEMWWA, from the coding sequence GTGAAAGCAGGCGTATTTATCGTATTGTTCAGCCAGCAATCGTTCGAGCAAGCGCTTGATACCGTTAAAGCGGCAGGTTTGCAAGCAGTTGAAATCGGAACCGGTGCATATCCGGGAACCGCGCACGTGAACGCGCAGGAAATCGTGAACGACGAGGCCGCTATTCGCCGTATTCGGGATGCCGTAGATTCACGCGGCTTAACGATCAGCGCATTGAGCTGTCACGGAAATCCTCTTCATCCGGATGCGGCCGTCGCCAAATCCCATCATGACGATTTCGTCGCTACCGTCCAACTGGCGGAGAAGCTTGGCGTGGATACCGTCATTACGTTCTCCGGTTGCCCCGGCGAATCCGAGAACTCTAAGTACCCGTCCTGGGTTACTTGCCCTTGGCCGCCTGATTTCTTGACCGTACTCGAATGGCAATGGAACGAAATCGCGATTCCTTATTGGAAGGAACAATCCGCGTTCTTGCGCAAACATAACGTGAGAGTAGCGATCGAAGCCCATCCGGGTTTCCTCGTATACAACACGGAGACGGCTCTTCGCCTTCGCGAGGAAGCGGGAGACAATATCGGCGTTAACTTCGATCCTTCCCACTTGTTCTGGCAAGGCATGGATCCGATCGAGTGCATCAAAGCGCTCGGGAAGTCCATCTATCACGTGCATGCGAAGGATACGAAGATCGACAAACGCAATACGGCGCTGAACGGCGTTCTCGATACGAAACATTACGGCGACATTCTGAACCGCTCTTTCGTGTTCCGGACGGTAGGATACGGCCATGACGACGAGTTTTGGAAAGATCTCGTGAGCACGCTTCGTCTTGTAGGCTATGAAGGAACGATCAGCATCGAACACGAAGACGGCGTAATGAGCGTTAACGAAGGCTTCACGAAAGCTGCGAATTTCCTTAACTCCCTCATCTTGAAGGAGAGCGCGGGTGAGATGTGGTGGGCGTAA
- a CDS encoding substrate-binding domain-containing protein: MRRKSLLSFIVILAFAVVLSACNSGNNESSESPQASNSASPEATASGDEANAVGGNYTIGISLPAADHGWMGALIGNAKAEAEKHKNIESIVYTAKDPAKQTSDIEDLITKKVDAIVMLPIESAALTPAAEKVAKAGIPLIVIDRAVNTESYRLYVGGDNYGIGYGDAKYLVDALVKRNGKAAGKVVEISGVPSSVTDLRSKGFRDYIKDYPEIEIIASQPGDFTREKALKATENILQANKLIDAVYSQDDDMTVGIVQAIKDAKRQDEMFIVSSGGMQEIYKMMKEKAKPEIVVSLTYSPTMSGTAVKMATLILEGKGIEGFWEKSVPHHIVLEATPVTPDNVDAYLNPDSKY, from the coding sequence ATGAGAAGGAAATCGCTTTTATCGTTCATCGTAATTCTGGCATTCGCAGTTGTACTTTCCGCATGCAACAGCGGGAATAACGAGAGCTCGGAAAGCCCGCAGGCAAGTAACTCGGCAAGTCCGGAAGCAACCGCTTCGGGAGATGAAGCTAATGCGGTCGGCGGTAACTACACGATCGGAATCTCGCTTCCCGCTGCCGATCACGGATGGATGGGCGCGCTAATCGGCAATGCCAAGGCGGAGGCCGAGAAGCATAAGAACATTGAATCGATCGTCTATACCGCTAAAGATCCGGCAAAACAGACATCGGACATCGAAGACCTGATCACGAAGAAAGTCGATGCCATCGTTATGCTGCCGATCGAATCGGCCGCGCTTACGCCGGCGGCCGAGAAAGTGGCTAAGGCAGGCATTCCGCTTATCGTTATCGACCGCGCGGTTAATACCGAGAGCTACCGTTTATATGTCGGCGGCGACAATTATGGAATCGGATACGGCGATGCGAAGTATCTTGTCGATGCCCTTGTTAAACGTAATGGGAAAGCGGCAGGCAAAGTCGTCGAGATCAGCGGCGTGCCTTCGTCGGTAACCGATTTACGCTCTAAAGGTTTCCGCGATTACATTAAAGATTATCCGGAAATCGAGATCATCGCTTCCCAACCGGGCGACTTTACTCGGGAGAAAGCGCTGAAAGCGACGGAAAACATTTTGCAAGCGAACAAACTGATCGATGCCGTCTATTCCCAGGACGACGATATGACCGTCGGAATCGTGCAAGCGATCAAAGACGCCAAGAGACAAGATGAAATGTTCATCGTCAGCTCCGGCGGCATGCAGGAAATCTATAAGATGATGAAAGAAAAAGCGAAACCGGAAATCGTCGTTTCCTTGACGTATTCCCCGACCATGAGCGGTACCGCCGTTAAGATGGCTACATTGATCCTGGAAGGAAAAGGCATCGAAGGTTTCTGGGAGAAAAGCGTACCTCACCACATCGTACTTGAGGCTACTCCCGTTACGCCGGACAACGTGGACGCTTACTTGAATCCCGACTCCAAATATTGA
- a CDS encoding ABC transporter permease, producing MSQTATDFETKSPSAGVRWGKYLWDQYSVIFAFLVLVALAALLNEHFLDIGNITNVLRQVSIVGILSLGMTFVIILGGIDLSVGSVLAFSGTVIMAAQVTYELPIWISIILGLIAGALLGIINGFVITYGKITAFIATLAMMTIARSLALYYADAGAISGFDSTYSKIGNEYLAGIPIPVILFGVIFILSYIVLEKTVFGRHIYAVGGNTQAARLSAISVFRVTILSYIICGFTAAIGAVIETSRLNSISTSSSGHMYELDAIAAVIIGGTSLSGGRGRIVGTLFGVLILGVLSNIMNLLNISPYLQGVVKGLIIIAAVLLQKRD from the coding sequence ATGTCCCAAACGGCAACGGATTTCGAAACGAAAAGCCCATCCGCGGGAGTGCGATGGGGAAAGTATTTGTGGGATCAATACAGCGTTATATTCGCGTTTCTCGTATTAGTCGCGTTAGCGGCTTTGCTTAACGAGCATTTCCTGGATATCGGCAATATTACGAACGTGCTTCGTCAAGTCTCCATCGTCGGCATCCTCTCTCTCGGCATGACCTTCGTTATCATCTTGGGAGGCATCGATTTGTCGGTCGGTTCCGTGCTCGCCTTCTCGGGTACCGTGATCATGGCCGCGCAAGTGACGTATGAGTTGCCGATCTGGATCTCTATTATATTAGGACTGATTGCCGGGGCTTTACTCGGAATCATTAACGGATTTGTCATCACCTACGGTAAAATAACCGCGTTTATCGCGACGCTGGCCATGATGACGATCGCTCGTTCTTTGGCGCTCTATTATGCGGATGCCGGAGCGATCTCGGGCTTCGATTCTACTTATAGCAAGATCGGTAACGAGTATCTCGCAGGCATTCCGATTCCCGTCATCCTTTTCGGCGTTATCTTTATCCTTAGCTACATCGTGCTTGAGAAAACGGTGTTCGGCCGTCATATTTACGCGGTTGGGGGCAATACCCAGGCAGCGAGACTTTCCGCCATTTCCGTATTTCGGGTGACTATTCTGTCTTACATTATTTGCGGGTTCACTGCCGCGATCGGCGCCGTCATCGAAACGTCGCGACTGAATTCCATCAGTACGTCCAGCTCCGGCCACATGTACGAGTTGGACGCGATCGCCGCTGTAATCATAGGTGGGACTAGCCTTTCCGGAGGGCGCGGTCGCATCGTAGGCACATTGTTCGGGGTATTAATCCTCGGCGTTCTCAGCAATATTATGAACCTTCTGAACATTTCACCTTACTTGCAGGGGGTGGTCAAAGGTTTAATCATTATCGCTGCGGTTCTATTGCAGAAACGTGATTAA
- a CDS encoding sugar ABC transporter ATP-binding protein codes for MILEMKGISKTFYGVKALQDVSFGLRKAEVHALVGENGAGKSTLMKVLAGIHMPDEGEIAIKDKHVEIGSPQQSQKLGIAIIHQELNLIPDMSVAENIFLGREQKMAGVFSNFKAMAEQTRRLLDQFGLRLNPGAKISSLSIGERQIVEIAKALSMNSEILIMDEPTAVLEEREANQLFELIRRFKERGVSIIYISHRLHELKGFCDRITVLRDGKHVTTRELEGLSEREIANLMVGRELKEMYPARPERFGEELLKVEGLTLAPYFEDIHFRVRSGEIVGFAGLIGAGRTELMRTLFGDWKAQSGTVIWRGKPVRVRHPLDAVKLGFGFATEDRKGSGLLMEMNVAHNMTLSNPNKVSRWNLIRRKSESIIVNEKIRELNIKAKSLNGPIKHLSGGNQQKVVIAKWLVSDTELFIMDEPTRGIDVGARSEIYNLIVRFAAEGKGVIVISSELPELLGLCNRIYVMHHGKIRGEMNENEANEQSIMTMATGL; via the coding sequence ATGATTCTGGAAATGAAGGGAATCTCCAAAACCTTTTACGGAGTGAAAGCGCTTCAGGATGTTTCCTTCGGGCTTCGTAAAGCTGAGGTTCACGCGTTAGTCGGAGAGAACGGGGCAGGGAAGTCTACGCTCATGAAAGTATTGGCAGGCATCCATATGCCCGATGAAGGAGAAATCGCGATTAAGGATAAACACGTCGAGATCGGTTCGCCGCAACAATCGCAGAAGCTGGGGATCGCGATTATCCATCAAGAGTTGAATTTAATTCCCGATATGTCGGTGGCCGAAAATATTTTCCTTGGTCGCGAGCAGAAAATGGCGGGAGTGTTCTCGAATTTCAAAGCGATGGCCGAGCAAACGAGGCGGTTGCTGGATCAGTTCGGGCTTCGTCTGAATCCTGGCGCGAAAATATCGAGCTTGAGCATCGGAGAAAGACAAATCGTCGAAATCGCGAAAGCGCTGTCCATGAACAGCGAAATCTTGATCATGGACGAACCGACGGCCGTGTTGGAAGAAAGGGAAGCCAATCAACTATTCGAACTGATCAGGCGATTTAAGGAACGGGGAGTTTCCATTATATATATCTCCCATAGGCTCCATGAGTTGAAAGGCTTTTGCGATCGAATTACCGTTCTGCGGGACGGCAAACATGTAACGACGCGTGAATTGGAAGGACTGTCGGAGCGTGAGATCGCCAATCTGATGGTCGGCCGCGAGCTGAAGGAAATGTATCCGGCGCGTCCCGAACGATTCGGGGAGGAGTTGCTTAAAGTCGAAGGGCTGACGTTAGCGCCATACTTCGAGGATATTCATTTTCGCGTGAGAAGCGGGGAGATCGTCGGCTTCGCCGGCTTGATCGGGGCAGGAAGAACGGAGCTCATGCGGACGTTGTTCGGAGATTGGAAAGCCCAGAGCGGAACCGTGATTTGGCGAGGCAAGCCGGTGCGGGTGCGTCATCCGCTCGATGCGGTCAAGCTGGGATTCGGGTTCGCCACGGAAGACCGCAAAGGTTCGGGGCTGTTGATGGAGATGAACGTTGCGCACAATATGACCTTGTCTAATCCGAACAAAGTCAGTCGCTGGAACCTGATCCGCAGGAAAAGCGAGTCGATAATCGTAAACGAGAAAATCCGCGAGCTGAACATAAAAGCGAAGTCCTTGAACGGTCCCATCAAGCATCTTAGCGGCGGCAACCAGCAGAAGGTCGTTATCGCGAAATGGCTCGTATCGGATACGGAGCTGTTCATTATGGACGAACCGACAAGGGGGATCGACGTCGGCGCGCGGAGCGAAATCTATAATCTGATCGTCCGATTCGCGGCCGAGGGCAAAGGAGTTATCGTCATCTCGTCGGAATTACCCGAATTGCTCGGCTTGTGCAACCGGATTTACGTGATGCACCACGGCAAGATTAGAGGCGAGATGAACGAGAACGAAGCGAACGAACAGAGCATTATGACTATGGCAACCGGCCTTTAA
- a CDS encoding ABC transporter permease has product MQPTLVTTERFQRWISRNKIFMTLIALVFFAALTSDYFWTWNNIMNVFRQASVIGMIALGVHFVVLIGMLDLSVGSILVFSGAIILWGQNLFNFDIPGSFMLGAVSGLLLGGVNGLIVTYGRVPSFITTLGTMFIYRYFMMWVADAGAVSGSRVSHTFLGHGYWLGIPVVVFPLLIAAVSAHLLTSRTLFGRYIYAVGQNPRAAYSSGANIRMVTIVAFALSGMAAGLGAVLETARLNSISTANSGVYYELDAIAAVVLGGASLRGGKGTILGTVSGVLMFSILNNYMNLQNVSTYLQGVLKGLLIFIVLYRQNRLREE; this is encoded by the coding sequence ATGCAGCCAACGCTGGTGACGACGGAAAGATTCCAAAGATGGATATCGCGCAATAAAATATTCATGACTCTCATCGCCCTTGTGTTCTTCGCAGCGCTGACCAGCGATTATTTCTGGACATGGAACAATATCATGAACGTTTTCCGTCAAGCTTCCGTCATCGGGATGATCGCGCTCGGGGTTCATTTCGTCGTCTTGATCGGGATGCTGGATTTATCGGTAGGTTCGATTCTTGTTTTCTCCGGGGCGATCATTCTTTGGGGTCAGAATTTGTTTAACTTCGATATTCCGGGTTCCTTCATGCTTGGCGCCGTATCGGGCTTGCTGTTAGGAGGCGTTAACGGCCTGATCGTCACTTACGGGAGAGTGCCCTCCTTTATTACGACTCTTGGAACGATGTTTATCTATCGTTACTTCATGATGTGGGTCGCGGATGCCGGAGCCGTATCCGGAAGCCGGGTTAGCCATACCTTTCTCGGTCATGGCTACTGGTTGGGCATTCCCGTCGTCGTCTTTCCGCTCCTCATTGCCGCGGTATCCGCGCATCTTCTAACCTCGCGTACTTTGTTCGGGCGCTACATATACGCGGTCGGCCAGAATCCCCGAGCCGCGTACAGCTCCGGAGCGAACATCCGCATGGTCACGATCGTGGCTTTCGCGCTGAGCGGCATGGCTGCCGGATTGGGCGCCGTGTTGGAAACGGCCAGGCTGAATTCGATTTCCACCGCGAATTCCGGCGTCTATTACGAGCTGGATGCGATAGCGGCGGTCGTGCTGGGAGGGGCATCGTTGCGAGGAGGGAAGGGCACGATTCTCGGAACCGTATCGGGCGTATTGATGTTCTCGATTCTCAACAACTATATGAACTTGCAGAACGTATCCACCTATTTGCAAGGCGTGCTCAAGGGCTTGTTGATCTTCATCGTGCTCTATCGCCAGAATCGACTTCGGGAAGAATGA